GCCGATCGCGACGGCCTGCTCCGACACCACCCACTTATCGGTGCCGAGGATCTCCCGGGTGACGCCGGTCTGCGAGGGCGTCACGAGGTACGGATGCGCGCCATCGGCGTGGCTGCCGGACAGCTCGATCATCTTTGGCCCCAGCGCGGCCAGCAGGCGCGGCGGACGGCCGACGCCGGGTTCGATCTGCTCGGGCAGTGCGGCCATCCGCTCCAGGTAGGTGCGCATGGTCGCCAGCGGCTTCTCATAGGTGCCGCCGAGGGCGCGTTCCACCAGCGGGCCGTGGCTGACCCCGAGGCCGAGCACGAAGCGGCCCGGATGCAGCGCGGTCAGGGTGCGGGCGCCGGCCTCGGCCGCCGAGGGCAGCCGGACGTGGATGTTGGCGATGCCCGTGCCGATCACCAACCGCTCGGTGCCCGCGAGGAACGCCGCGGACTGCGTCAGGCACTCCTTGGCGGCGGTCTCGGGCAGGAACAGCGAGCCGAAGCCGAGTTCCTCGATGTCGCGGGCCACCTGCTGAGCCTCGGCCATGGGCCAGGTGTCCGACGCCCACCAGACGCCGATACGGGACGGGAAATCGATGCGGGTGCGTTCGGTCACGCCTACAGATGCTAGGTGTCGTCGTGGTGGATGCGTCCCGCGGTCTCGGCCAACGGGCGGCCGTCGCCGCCCCAGCGCCGCGCGATGACCTCAGCGGCGATCGACACCGCGGTCTCCTCAGGCGTCCGCCCGCCGAGGTCCAGGCCGATCGGACTGCAGAGCCGGGACAGTTCGACGTCGGAGAGACCGGCCTCGCGCAGTCGCTGCACCCGATCCTCGTGCGTGCGACGCGAACCCATCGCGCCGATGTATGCCAGGTCGGGTATGCGCAGGGCGACCTCCAGCAGGGGGACATCGAACTTGGGGTCGTGGGTCAGCACGCAGATCACGGTGCGGGAGTCGACG
The DNA window shown above is from Mycolicibacterium confluentis and carries:
- a CDS encoding LLM class F420-dependent oxidoreductase, with amino-acid sequence MTERTRIDFPSRIGVWWASDTWPMAEAQQVARDIEELGFGSLFLPETAAKECLTQSAAFLAGTERLVIGTGIANIHVRLPSAAEAGARTLTALHPGRFVLGLGVSHGPLVERALGGTYEKPLATMRTYLERMAALPEQIEPGVGRPPRLLAALGPKMIELSGSHADGAHPYLVTPSQTGVTREILGTDKWVVSEQAVAIGGDDEDQLRRAHLHLEVYSGLPNYRNSWLRQGFDESDLVRGGSDRLARALVGMGSAEQAAEVVTAHLDAGADHVVIQALGNSPTDDPRPALRELAKVLKLN